A single genomic interval of Staphylococcus hyicus harbors:
- a CDS encoding YozE family protein, whose protein sequence is MNYLSFYDYMQDFLEDDTPLGDLARHIHAHAEFPEGLHTSDEILACFREAQWYDQSNYADLKRAIALYMQFGSLK, encoded by the coding sequence GTGAATTATTTGAGCTTTTATGATTACATGCAAGATTTCTTAGAAGATGATACGCCCTTAGGTGATTTGGCACGGCATATACATGCACACGCTGAGTTCCCTGAAGGACTTCATACGTCTGATGAGATTTTAGCGTGCTTTCGAGAAGCTCAGTGGTATGATCAATCGAATTATGCCGATCTCAAGCGAGCAATTGCATTATATATGCAGTTCGGATCCTTAAAATAG
- a CDS encoding glucosaminidase domain-containing protein, whose amino-acid sequence MKRNYVVRTLIATTLVAPSFTPVALATSDKHTTDDALHAQSESRASHHTPSTEGMDAFFKKYGEPSQDTSQKDVPQTSHQKDNPQLPSKDDLTSSRAHAPQQASDKATKPMRQTTVFQTQPESDAHQTQLSVIEDPETRSFINKIAPHAHDIAKKEGIYASVMIAQAVLESDSGRSDLAKAPNHNLFGMKGQYQGASVPFQTLESDGKHMYQINADFRKYPSEKESLNDYASLIKNGIDGNPTIYKKVWKSQSNHYEKAVQGLVGTYATDPDYDQKLIHLIETYDLTRYDNPELASPISEGSVQKPDALRNVNFQPFKVAGGKANYPQGQCTWYVYHRMAQYNAHIAADMGNASDWSYHALTKGYKVTDTPQAHNAVVFQPNQFGADRYYGHVAFVEKVNDDGSIVISETNVKGLGIISYRTLDAHTVKQLDFITGQAQ is encoded by the coding sequence GTGAAACGAAATTATGTTGTTCGAACACTCATAGCGACGACACTTGTCGCCCCCTCTTTCACACCTGTCGCGCTTGCGACTTCAGACAAACATACTACTGATGATGCATTACATGCGCAATCGGAATCCCGCGCTTCTCATCATACACCATCAACTGAAGGAATGGATGCGTTTTTCAAAAAATATGGAGAACCATCACAAGATACGTCTCAAAAAGATGTGCCTCAAACGTCACATCAAAAAGACAATCCACAACTCCCATCAAAAGATGATTTAACATCATCACGTGCGCACGCACCGCAACAAGCGTCTGACAAAGCTACAAAACCAATGCGTCAAACCACTGTTTTTCAGACACAACCTGAAAGTGACGCACATCAAACACAATTAAGCGTGATAGAAGATCCAGAAACACGATCATTCATCAATAAAATTGCACCACATGCACATGACATTGCTAAAAAAGAAGGAATATACGCTTCTGTCATGATTGCACAAGCTGTTTTAGAATCAGATTCTGGACGTAGTGATCTAGCAAAAGCACCCAATCACAATCTTTTTGGAATGAAAGGTCAATATCAAGGCGCATCTGTGCCTTTTCAAACATTAGAATCTGATGGCAAACATATGTATCAAATCAATGCTGATTTCCGAAAATATCCAAGCGAGAAAGAATCATTAAATGACTATGCATCACTCATCAAAAATGGCATTGATGGTAATCCTACAATATATAAAAAAGTATGGAAAAGTCAAAGCAATCACTATGAAAAAGCCGTTCAAGGATTAGTAGGCACATATGCGACAGATCCCGACTATGATCAAAAATTGATTCATTTAATCGAAACCTATGACCTTACACGCTATGACAATCCAGAGTTAGCAAGCCCAATTTCGGAAGGTTCAGTTCAAAAACCTGATGCATTAAGAAACGTGAACTTTCAACCTTTTAAAGTAGCAGGAGGAAAAGCAAATTATCCACAAGGTCAATGTACATGGTATGTCTATCATCGCATGGCACAATATAATGCACATATCGCAGCGGATATGGGTAATGCAAGCGATTGGAGCTATCATGCATTGACAAAAGGTTACAAAGTGACTGACACGCCACAGGCACATAATGCCGTTGTATTCCAACCAAATCAATTTGGCGCGGACCGTTATTACGGTCATGTCGCTTTTGTTGAAAAAGTAAACGATGATGGATCTATTGTTATTTCTGAAACAAACGTCAAAGGTTTAGGGATTATCTCTTACCGTACGCTTGATGCACATACCGTTAAACAACTCGATTTTATTACAGGTCAAGCACAATAA
- a CDS encoding YhgE/Pip domain-containing protein, producing the protein MKKPIDVFEMDVKQIIKSPFAWLVMTLLLSLPALFVWYDLNANKEPFQHTEHMKIGVVNEDQGTRIQKRKINIGKAVEGQLKAQKKWDWQFVDRQTADKSLKRGDFVAVLYIPQTFSQDVTGIIRQKPKQTTVTYHVNEKVNAITPKLTDATIGEAIKQADVSFNRTVMKVLLDEANQQGLHLEDQLPSYQKIRDSIAIANDTLPKIEQFRDAVIALDREMNALNQNTVALQQVEQYKNEALAATQNLNQVHDQNLATYGPILSGQANDISVITGQLNQSLPPLFQQYDNVKTGLEQHQPGARDALRELAHSLERDVPSVQSDMAKANQTFEALDKDNTLEHIVKLMRTDLKKQAGVASNPIHIERQSMFSVESFQSGLTPFITSIGLWLGIVLTTLLIPTRHAYASTIETLSSRRHFLGRIGLYTLISSIQLLAILVTIIVVLDIPMQSRLLFIGMSSYIAFIYMIMMYAIVTLFGKIGKVIIVLMLAFQFVGTDGLFPITVSPLFVQHIQPFLPFYHSFKILREAVGGVVYDVLFVETAWLGLYGLIIFIMAMVIYPWIRRPYLTRMEKRGQSKLFKSSL; encoded by the coding sequence ATGAAGAAACCCATCGATGTTTTTGAGATGGATGTGAAACAAATCATTAAAAGTCCATTCGCCTGGCTTGTGATGACGCTCTTACTATCACTTCCAGCACTATTCGTATGGTACGACTTAAATGCGAATAAAGAGCCGTTTCAACATACAGAACATATGAAAATTGGAGTGGTGAATGAGGATCAAGGGACGCGTATTCAAAAACGCAAAATTAATATTGGTAAAGCTGTGGAAGGGCAATTAAAGGCGCAGAAAAAGTGGGATTGGCAATTTGTAGACCGGCAAACTGCTGATAAATCTCTTAAAAGAGGCGATTTTGTTGCTGTATTATACATACCTCAAACGTTTTCACAAGATGTGACTGGGATTATACGTCAAAAACCGAAACAAACAACGGTGACGTATCACGTCAATGAGAAAGTCAATGCGATAACACCTAAATTAACGGATGCGACAATTGGAGAGGCAATTAAACAAGCAGACGTATCGTTTAATCGCACGGTGATGAAAGTATTATTAGATGAAGCCAATCAGCAAGGTCTCCACCTCGAAGACCAATTGCCGTCATATCAGAAAATTCGTGACAGTATTGCTATCGCAAATGATACGTTGCCTAAAATCGAACAATTTAGAGACGCAGTCATAGCGTTAGATCGAGAGATGAATGCCTTAAATCAAAATACAGTGGCATTACAACAAGTGGAACAATACAAAAATGAGGCATTGGCTGCGACGCAAAATTTAAATCAAGTTCATGATCAAAATTTGGCGACGTATGGCCCTATTTTGAGTGGTCAAGCAAACGATATTTCAGTCATCACAGGTCAGTTGAATCAATCGTTACCTCCGTTATTTCAACAATATGACAATGTGAAAACAGGATTAGAACAACATCAACCAGGGGCACGTGATGCACTAAGAGAATTGGCACATTCGCTAGAAAGAGATGTGCCGTCTGTTCAAAGTGATATGGCTAAAGCCAATCAAACATTTGAAGCTTTAGATAAAGACAATACACTTGAACATATCGTGAAGTTGATGCGTACAGACTTGAAAAAACAAGCGGGGGTCGCATCAAACCCTATTCATATTGAACGACAAAGCATGTTTTCAGTTGAAAGTTTTCAAAGTGGTCTTACCCCTTTTATAACATCTATAGGGCTATGGCTTGGTATTGTTCTCACAACTTTATTGATTCCTACGCGTCATGCATATGCATCTACAATAGAGACATTAAGTTCAAGACGTCATTTTTTAGGTAGAATCGGTCTTTATACGTTGATCAGTAGTATCCAGTTGCTTGCCATTTTAGTTACGATAATAGTAGTTTTGGATATTCCGATGCAAAGTCGATTGTTGTTTATCGGCATGAGTAGTTATATTGCTTTTATATATATGATAATGATGTATGCCATCGTTACGTTGTTTGGAAAAATAGGAAAAGTGATTATCGTATTGATGCTTGCATTTCAATTTGTTGGGACAGATGGTTTATTTCCAATTACAGTCTCTCCTTTATTTGTGCAACATATTCAACCGTTTTTACCATTTTATCATAGCTTCAAAATTTTAAGAGAAGCTGTAGGTGGTGTCGTATATGATGTGTTATTTGTCGAAACCGCTTGGCTTGGTTTATACGGATTGATTATTTTTATCATGGCCATGGTCATTTATCCGTGGATACGTCGTCCTTATTTAACGCGAATGGAGAAACGCGGACAATCAAAATTATTTAAATCCTCCTTATGA
- a CDS encoding MFS transporter: MKRSLYLLCFDTLSTLGSGIFTFTCSFYILQQTESGSIFGLYLALLTIVNTLTTPFIGNLIGRHHNKTMLFIGQIVSIVALSCFALFYNGQYVFIFLLMMILVVVDVIVKTIVTSNLKWITGNYLERVISIRQLIQSSSMLASPIIGGILISFLSIQHVSLINIMTEGIALIFIFLLTFKNGQTTQKRKSFWGDFKAGVQYLYQMTEVKYLLVIAVFMNFIMNVLIVGIPILIVQQLSLSSKHLGVAEGTLGVSLIVSALIFSVIPLKNQLRRSYLYALMLQLLILILYLVVISLGLSSTIVYGTVLIGQLLLGLSITLGNIPYQILLQHTVDESYKSRVFSVNQSFVSALVPLSYMLFGFLLPLSFTFTLVGCAVSMGLIVIIFLKKIYRNA; the protein is encoded by the coding sequence ATGAAAAGATCTTTATATTTACTTTGTTTCGATACGTTATCAACATTGGGATCAGGCATTTTCACATTTACATGTAGTTTTTACATATTACAACAAACGGAATCAGGTTCGATATTTGGTTTGTATCTCGCTTTATTGACGATTGTAAATACGCTCACCACGCCGTTTATTGGAAATTTAATTGGACGACATCATAATAAAACGATGCTATTCATCGGTCAAATTGTAAGTATTGTTGCTTTAAGTTGCTTTGCATTATTTTATAATGGTCAGTATGTATTTATTTTTCTTTTAATGATGATTCTTGTCGTTGTAGATGTGATAGTTAAAACAATTGTAACATCTAACTTAAAATGGATTACAGGAAACTATTTAGAGCGCGTCATCTCAATCAGACAATTGATTCAATCCTCTTCGATGCTTGCTTCGCCAATCATTGGTGGTATTTTGATCTCATTTTTATCCATTCAGCACGTCTCGCTCATCAATATCATGACAGAGGGCATAGCTCTGATATTCATTTTCTTATTAACATTTAAAAATGGCCAAACAACTCAAAAAAGAAAATCGTTTTGGGGAGATTTTAAAGCAGGGGTACAGTATTTGTATCAAATGACAGAAGTAAAATATCTATTAGTTATTGCTGTTTTTATGAATTTTATTATGAATGTACTTATTGTAGGGATTCCCATATTAATCGTTCAACAGCTTTCGTTAAGTTCAAAACATTTAGGCGTAGCTGAGGGTACGTTGGGTGTATCGTTAATCGTAAGTGCACTTATCTTTTCAGTTATTCCACTTAAAAATCAGTTAAGGCGCAGTTATTTATACGCACTTATGTTACAGCTTTTAATACTGATACTCTATCTCGTCGTCATTTCATTAGGTTTGTCTTCGACCATTGTCTACGGAACGGTTTTAATAGGACAATTATTGTTAGGTCTTTCAATCACTTTAGGAAATATTCCGTATCAAATTTTATTACAACATACTGTAGACGAATCCTACAAATCACGAGTGTTTTCGGTTAATCAAAGCTTTGTGAGTGCACTCGTTCCACTATCTTATATGTTGTTCGGCTTTTTGTTGCCGCTGTCATTTACATTTACTTTAGTAGGGTGCGCTGTATCCATGGGGCTCATTGTAATCATCTTTCTAAAGAAAATCTATAGGAATGCATGA
- a CDS encoding epoxyqueuosine reductase QueH: MIEANEILDKMKNQKINYDKVLRKMIQNWERDGVRPKILLHSCCAPCSTYTLEFLTEYADIAIYFANPNIHPKNEYLRRAKVQEQFVHDFNERTGANVKYIEAPYKPHEFMKMAKDKGVTDAPEGGARCTACFEMRLDMVAQAAVDFDYDYFGSAITLSPKKNAQLINGIGLEVQKLYDVFYLPSDFKKNKGYERSITMCQEYDIFRQCYCGCVFAAQQQGIDFKTINQQAKQFLESIEK; this comes from the coding sequence ATGATAGAAGCAAATGAAATATTGGATAAAATGAAAAATCAAAAAATAAATTATGATAAAGTACTGCGAAAAATGATTCAAAATTGGGAACGCGATGGAGTACGACCTAAAATTTTGCTCCATAGCTGTTGTGCACCTTGTAGTACGTATACATTAGAATTTTTAACGGAGTATGCAGATATCGCAATTTATTTTGCGAATCCGAATATACATCCTAAAAATGAATATTTACGTCGTGCGAAAGTGCAAGAACAATTCGTTCACGATTTTAATGAGCGTACAGGTGCAAATGTGAAATATATTGAAGCGCCTTATAAACCGCATGAATTTATGAAAATGGCAAAAGACAAAGGTGTAACAGATGCGCCAGAAGGTGGAGCAAGATGTACAGCGTGTTTTGAGATGCGCTTAGATATGGTAGCTCAAGCAGCTGTAGACTTTGACTATGATTATTTTGGTAGTGCAATTACATTATCACCAAAAAAGAATGCACAATTGATCAATGGCATAGGTCTTGAAGTTCAAAAATTGTATGATGTCTTTTATTTACCTAGTGATTTTAAAAAGAATAAAGGATATGAACGTTCAATTACCATGTGCCAAGAGTACGATATTTTCCGTCAATGTTATTGTGGTTGCGTATTTGCTGCACAACAACAGGGGATTGACTTTAAAACAATCAATCAACAAGCAAAACAATTCTTAGAAAGTATTGAGAAGTAA